The Anaerolineales bacterium region CGTTCACGATGCCGCAACTGCAAGACCTCGGCAAGTTCGATACGGATCCTGGCTCGATCCTTTCGGACGCGTACGACATGGTGTGCAACGGGTACGAGATGGCGTCGGGTTCGATCCGTATTCATCGCCGCGACATTCAAAATAAGATTTTCCAAATGCTCGGTCATTCGGAGGAAGCGATTCAGGCGAAGTTCGGTCACATGCTCGAAGCGTTCGAATACGGCGCGCCTCCGCACGGCGGCATGGCTCCTGGCATTGACCGACTCGTGATGCTGTTGGCGGACGAACCCAACATCCGCGAAGTGATTGCGTTTCCGAAGAATCAAAACGGGCGCGACGTGATGGCGGACGCGCCGTCGGAAGTTGAGCCGAAGCAATTGAAAGAGTTGCATATTAAGTTCGACTAGCAGACCATAGACGATGGACGATTGACCATAATCAAACATCGTCCGTGGTCTATCGTCTATGGTCGATAAAGAGGTTTTATGTCCCAAACCATTGACGCAAAAACCGTCAAGCATGTCGCCAACCTCGTCCGACTCGGAATCTCCGAAGAGGAAGCCCAAACCTTCAGCGGACAATTCTCTTCCATCATTGACTACTTCAACATGCTCAACGAAGTGGACACCGAGAATGTCATCCCCGCATCGGATATCGCCAACGCAGAAAATGTTTTGCGCGAGGATGTGGTCATGCTTTCAATGGATCGAGAAGAGTTTTTGAAGAACGCGCCGCAGTCCGAGCGCGGGTACGTCAAAGTGCCGACGGTCATAAGCGACGAGTAATATTTGATTTGCAATCTTTAGAAAGCTTTTCATGATGAACAAGTCTCAACTCCATGAAAAAACAAATATCATTCTAGAATATCCCTACAAAACTGCGGGATGGTTGAAGATCACTGCGTCTCAATTGATTTTTAATAAAATCGGACTTAGCGCCAACACATTTTCTGGAATAATTAATGTCAAAGATATTGAGCAAGTAAATTATCTAAAGGAAATTTTCATGATTCGCACGCCAGGTGTAGAGATTGTGTATCGTCTTCCAGGTGAAAAATATACTAAAAAGGTCACGATACATTTTCCAGGTTCTGCCACTAGACTGGGAATTAAGCAACGTTCGGGCATCACTCCAGAAAAAGTATTTGAAACAATTACGTCACTTCAAAGAAAATAAGATACCATGCAATTCACCAGCCTCACCATTCGAGAAGCCCACGAACTTCTCAAAACCAAAAAAATCTCCAGCGTGGAATTGACTCAAGCCATGCTTCAACGCATCCATGCAGTTGACTCTAAAATCAAATCCTACGTCACCGTCACAGACGATCTCGCCTTGGAGCAAGCCAAACGTGCCGATGAACGCATCGCCAAAAATGAAAACGTGACTCCCTTAACTGGTATTCCATTCGCGATGAAAGATTGCATCTCAACGCGCGGAGTCAAAACAACTTGTTCATCCAAAATTTTGGAGAATTACGTCCCGCAATACAACGCAACTGTCACAAACAAATTAGCCGATGCAGGCGCGGTATTGGTCGGCAAAACAAACATGGACGAGTTCGGCATGGGTTCATCGTGTGAAAATTCTGCTTTCTTCAACACACACAACCCATGGAATCTCGATCATGTCCCTGGCGGTTCAAGTGGTGGTTCAGCCGCGGCGATGTCTGCAAGTTTGGCATTATTCACTATCGGCGAAGACACTGGCGGTTCAGTCCGTATGCCCGCTGGATTTTGCAACGTCACAGGTATCAAACCCACATACGGACGCGTCTCACGTTACGGATTAATTTCGTTAGTCTCTTCATTCGATTGCATCGGTCCAATGACTCGTGATGTTTATGATTGTGCGACAGTTCTCGAACACATTGCAGGTCACGATGAAAAAGATAGCACCACGTATCAATCACCTGTTCCTAGTTACACACAACACATCAACGATCCCGTCAATAAATTAAAACTCGGCATTCCAAAAGAATATTTTGTAGCAGGCATGGAAGCGGGCGTTGAGTCCGCGCTTCAAGAATCGATTCGTCAATTTGAAAAACTCGGCATGGAGATTCACGAGGTCTCGCTTCCTCACACCAAATATGGCTTGCCCGTTTACTATCTTTTGTTGTTCGCTGAAGCCAGTTCCAACCTTGCGCGTTTCGATGGCACGCGTTTTGGTCTTTCAAAATCTGATAATGCGAAAGATGTGATTGACATTTACCTGCAAACTCGTCGTGAAGGATTCGGCGATGAAGTCAAACGCAGGATTATGCTTGGCGCGTACGCTTTATCTGCGGGATATTACGACTCGTATTACTTGAAGGCTCAAAAAGTCCGCACGCTTCTTCGTCGGGACTTTGAAACTGCTCTCGCCTCCTGTGACCTTCTCCTCGCCCCGACCTGCCCCACCACAGCATTCAAGCTCGGCGAAAAAACAAACGACCCGCTCGCAATGTATTTATCCGATATTTATGTCGTCGCCACAAACCCAGCAGGAGTTCCTGCTATGGCATTGCCTTGTGGATTCTCAAATAACATGCCAGTCGGAATGCAATTGATTGGCAAACATTTAGACGAGCAAACTTTATTCCAAGTTGGTCATGCCTATCAACAAGTCACGGATTGGCATAAGAAATTACCAAACCTGTAAAACGTAGGGGCGACGCATGCGTCGCCCCTACGCCAACGAGAAACAATGATCCAATACGAACCCATTATCGGACTTGAAATTCACGGCGAACTGCTGACAAACTCAAAAATGTTTTGCAGTTGTTCAGCGGATTATGCTTCCGCGCCTGAGCCGAACATTAACATCTGCCCCACTTGCACAGGTCTGCCTGGAGCAATGCCAGTCGTCAACAAAAAAGCGACAGAACTTGCGGCGTTGGTTGGGCTGGCGTTGAATTGTTCTATCAATAAACACAACACGTTTGCAAGAAAAAATTATTTTTACCCCGATCTTCCAAAGGGCTACCAAATTTCGCAATACGAATTGCCGATAGCAGAAAAAGGCTGGATGCAAGTCAATGCTGATGGTGAGAATCAACTCAAAGTCCGCGTGAGGCGGGTTCACATCGAAGAAGATACTGCAAAATTAAGTCACGAAAAAAATTACGCGTTGGTTGATTTCAATCGCGCTGGTGTTCCGTTGCTTGAAATTGTCTCCGAGCCTGATATGCGTTCTGTCGAAGCCGCGTTGGATTATGCAACAAAAGTCCGCGCTATTTTGCGTTACCTCGGCGTGAATTCGGGCGACATGGAGAAAGGCGTGTTGCGTTTCGAAGCGAACATTTCCGTGCGACCCGTTGGAAGCGACGAACTTCGCACGCGCACCGAAATCAAAAACCTGAATAGTTTTCGCGCACTGGCTCGCGCCGCGCAGTATGAAATCGAACGCCAGATAAAAATTTACGAAGGCGGCGGAAGCGTGGCGCAGGAAACTCTCGGCTGGGACGATGTTCGGGGCGTGACAACCAGCCAAAGGTCAAAGGAAGACGCGCACGATTACCGCTACTTCCCCGAACCCGATCTGCCTCCGCTTCAATTATCGGATGCGTGGATCGAGTCGATTCGGAGTCAACTCCCCGAATTGCCCGAAGCGAAAACAAAACGCTTCATCACTGACTTTGAATTGACTCAGTCCGATGCGCGTTTACTTACCTCCGAACTTTCGCTTGCAAATTATTTTGAAGAAGTGATTAAACACGCCAAGAGCTCGCCGAAAATTGTCAACACCTGGATCGCGGGCGAATTCATGCGTAACTTGAACGAGTTAAATGTAGAAGCGGATTCCGTCTCTGCAAAATCGCTGGCGCAATTGATTGACATGGTGACAGATAAAACTATCAGTGGCAACGCAGGCAAAACTGTGCTGACAGAATTATTTAAGTCAGGCGGCGACCCCGCACAGATCGTCAAAGAAAAAGGATTGGCGCAAATCTCAAATGAAAGTTTCATTCAAGAAGCAGTGACAAAAATTCTGGACGATAACCCCAAAGAAGTGCAATCCTATCTGGCGGGGAAAGAATCTCTGCTTCAATGGTTCATGGGGCAGGTGGCGAGAACGACGAAGGGCAAGGCTGACCCAAATGTGGCGAAGGAGTTGCTGGTAAAATCGCTCGAAGTAAAACGAAAAAATTGATGGCAAGTGAGGATTTAATGGCTGAACACATCAGCGTTTCAAAAATTTCAAACTACGTCGGTCAGGAAGTGACCGTCAAAGGCTGGGTCTACAACCGCACGGACAAGGGCAAGTTGTGCTTTTTACTCGTGCGCGATGGCTCGGGCTTTGTGCAATGCGTCGCGTTCAAAGGCGATCTGGAGCCCGAAGTGTTCGACAAAGTCATGCGCCTGCCGCAGGAATCGGCGGTGATCATCACTGGCGCGGTGCGTGAGGATAAGCGCGCGCCCGGCATCCCTGGCGGATATGAATTAGGCGTGAAGCAGATCGAAGTCGTGCAAGAAGCGGGTTTGGATTATCCGATGTCGCTCAAAGATCACGGTCCCGATTTCGCCCTCGATCACCGTCACTTGTGGATTCGGATGCAGAGTCAATGGGCGATTTTGCGCGTGCGCGCCGCGGTCATGGCGGCGACCCGCGCCTGGCTCGACTCGAACGGATTCTTCGAGATGAGCACGCCGATTCTGACTCCCGCCGCCGCCGAAGGGACAACCACGCTCTTTGAAACCGAATACTTCGACGAGGGGAAAGCCTATCTCGCCCAAACGGGACAACTCTACAATGAAGCGAACATCTTCGCCTTTGGGAAAGTTTACTGCTTTGGTCCCACCTTCCGCGCCGAGAAATCGAAGACGCGACGTCACCTCACCGAGTTTTGGATGCTCGAACCTGAGATCGCTTTTTGCGACCTCGATCAGTTAATGGAAGTGGAAGAGGGTCTCATCACGCACATCGCGCAGACAGTGTTGAAAGAGTGCGCCGCAGAATTGAAATTCCTCGGGCGGGATGTGACCAAACTGCAAAACATTTCCGCTCCGTTCCCGCGCATGTCTTATGACGACGCGGCGAAGTATCTCATTGACCTCTACGAAAAAGAGACCGACCCCGAAAGAAAAGATTTGCTCAAGTTCGAATGGGGCATGGACTTCGGCGCGCCGCACGAAGCAGAATTGACAAAATTAAACGATAAGCCCGTGTTTGTGTTTGGCTACCCGAGCGCGGTGAAGGCGTTTTACATGGAGCCGTGGCCTGGACGACCTGAAGTTTGCAAGTCGGTGGATTTGCTCGCGCCCGAGGGCTACGGAGAAATCTGCGGCGGCTCGGAGCGCATGAGCGATCCTGAAAAATTGCTGGCGCGCATTCACAAAGAAGGCTTGCCCGAAGAAGCGTTCAAGTGGTATCTCGAACTGCGGAGGTACGGCTCGGTTCCACATTCGGGCTTCGGTATGGGCGTGGAAAGAGTCGTCGCCTGGCTGTGCGGCATCGAACACATCCGCGAGGCGATTCCGTTTCCGAGGACGATCAAGAGGGTGTATCCGTAGGGAGTAGATGCGTAAACAAGGAGACACGTAGACAAGGAGACACGTAGACAAGTAGGCACGTAGACAAGCAGACAGGATACGAAGCATTTGAAATGTCTCCTTGTTTACTTGTTTCCCTGTGTACTTGTTTACTTTTGCCGATATAATCGCTCGCAAGACCTGAACGCGCCAGTCCAAATCCCTTGCGGAGGATGCGACCGTGACCAAACTGTTTTTTGCGACAGACATTCATGGTTCGGATATTTGCTGGAACAAGTTTTTGAACGCGGGGAAATTCTACGAAGTGGATGTGCTCATCCTCGGCGGCGATATGACTGGCAAGGCGGTCGTGCCGTTCGTTCATCAAGGCGGGGAGAATTACAAAGTCACCTTGCTCGAACAGGAATTCCCAGTCACAAACGCAGACGAACTCGCTGAAATGAAAAAGCGCGTGCGAAGCCGCGGCTATTATCCATATTTGACGGACCCGGATGAGATGGCGGAATTGGAGAAGAACCCGGGTCGCGTCTCTGAAATTTTCAACGCTGAAGTGTTGAAGGTCGTTCAGCAGTGGATGGAGATTGCCGAGAAAAAACTTAGCGGCACAGATATGAAAGTCTATTGCTCGCCGGGCAACGACGACATGGACGCGGTGGATGAGATCATCCGCGCGTCAAAGCGCGCCCTGCTCGTCGAAGGGCAGGTGACGCAGTTGGACGACCATCACGAGATGATCGCTTCCGGGTGGAGCAACCGAACGCCGTGGGATACGCACCGCGAAGAGGACGAGAGTCAGCTCAAGGTCCGCTATGAAGCGATGATCTCCCAGTTGAAGAATCCGGGGAACGCGGTCTTCAATATCCACGTGCCGCCGCATCGTTCCGGATTGGACGAGGCGCCCGAACTGGACAAGGATCTGCGCCCTGTGCTGGCGGGTCAGGCGCTCAAGCCGGTCGGCTCGACGGCTCTGCGCGAGGTGATTGAAAAATACCAGCCGTTGCTGGGCTTACATGGACACATCCACGAAGGGCGCGGCTCGACGCGCATCGGGAAGACCCTGTGCATTAACCCCGGCTCGATGTACGAACAAGGCGCTCTGTTGGGGGCAATCGTCCAACTTGGGAAAAACAAGATCGAAAATTACGTGCTGACAACAGGATAACTCCACGGACAGTTGTGGGTTTCTATCTGTGTAGGATGCGCCT contains the following coding sequences:
- the gatA gene encoding Asp-tRNA(Asn)/Glu-tRNA(Gln) amidotransferase subunit GatA, which encodes MQFTSLTIREAHELLKTKKISSVELTQAMLQRIHAVDSKIKSYVTVTDDLALEQAKRADERIAKNENVTPLTGIPFAMKDCISTRGVKTTCSSKILENYVPQYNATVTNKLADAGAVLVGKTNMDEFGMGSSCENSAFFNTHNPWNLDHVPGGSSGGSAAAMSASLALFTIGEDTGGSVRMPAGFCNVTGIKPTYGRVSRYGLISLVSSFDCIGPMTRDVYDCATVLEHIAGHDEKDSTTYQSPVPSYTQHINDPVNKLKLGIPKEYFVAGMEAGVESALQESIRQFEKLGMEIHEVSLPHTKYGLPVYYLLLFAEASSNLARFDGTRFGLSKSDNAKDVIDIYLQTRREGFGDEVKRRIMLGAYALSAGYYDSYYLKAQKVRTLLRRDFETALASCDLLLAPTCPTTAFKLGEKTNDPLAMYLSDIYVVATNPAGVPAMALPCGFSNNMPVGMQLIGKHLDEQTLFQVGHAYQQVTDWHKKLPNL
- the gatB gene encoding Asp-tRNA(Asn)/Glu-tRNA(Gln) amidotransferase subunit GatB, with amino-acid sequence MIQYEPIIGLEIHGELLTNSKMFCSCSADYASAPEPNINICPTCTGLPGAMPVVNKKATELAALVGLALNCSINKHNTFARKNYFYPDLPKGYQISQYELPIAEKGWMQVNADGENQLKVRVRRVHIEEDTAKLSHEKNYALVDFNRAGVPLLEIVSEPDMRSVEAALDYATKVRAILRYLGVNSGDMEKGVLRFEANISVRPVGSDELRTRTEIKNLNSFRALARAAQYEIERQIKIYEGGGSVAQETLGWDDVRGVTTSQRSKEDAHDYRYFPEPDLPPLQLSDAWIESIRSQLPELPEAKTKRFITDFELTQSDARLLTSELSLANYFEEVIKHAKSSPKIVNTWIAGEFMRNLNELNVEADSVSAKSLAQLIDMVTDKTISGNAGKTVLTELFKSGGDPAQIVKEKGLAQISNESFIQEAVTKILDDNPKEVQSYLAGKESLLQWFMGQVARTTKGKADPNVAKELLVKSLEVKRKN
- the gatC gene encoding Asp-tRNA(Asn)/Glu-tRNA(Gln) amidotransferase subunit GatC; this translates as MSQTIDAKTVKHVANLVRLGISEEEAQTFSGQFSSIIDYFNMLNEVDTENVIPASDIANAENVLREDVVMLSMDREEFLKNAPQSERGYVKVPTVISDE
- the asnS gene encoding asparagine--tRNA ligase translates to MAEHISVSKISNYVGQEVTVKGWVYNRTDKGKLCFLLVRDGSGFVQCVAFKGDLEPEVFDKVMRLPQESAVIITGAVREDKRAPGIPGGYELGVKQIEVVQEAGLDYPMSLKDHGPDFALDHRHLWIRMQSQWAILRVRAAVMAATRAWLDSNGFFEMSTPILTPAAAEGTTTLFETEYFDEGKAYLAQTGQLYNEANIFAFGKVYCFGPTFRAEKSKTRRHLTEFWMLEPEIAFCDLDQLMEVEEGLITHIAQTVLKECAAELKFLGRDVTKLQNISAPFPRMSYDDAAKYLIDLYEKETDPERKDLLKFEWGMDFGAPHEAELTKLNDKPVFVFGYPSAVKAFYMEPWPGRPEVCKSVDLLAPEGYGEICGGSERMSDPEKLLARIHKEGLPEEAFKWYLELRRYGSVPHSGFGMGVERVVAWLCGIEHIREAIPFPRTIKRVYP